The nucleotide sequence CCATGCAGGACTTTCAGCCCCAGGATGTAACCGCACAGGCAAGGGCGATCGCCCAGCAATATCGCACTGAACGCAGCCCAGAAGGCGGTCAACAGTTTGGTCTGCTGACCCCCCGTCGGTTGCGCCTGGGAAATCCCTCCTCAGCGGAGGATCGTCTGCCTAAACGCAAGGTGCGGGACCTGGACACCATTGTTCTGGGTAAGGAAGAAATTGATCTGTCAGCGGTGGAGCAAATTGTGGAAACGGCTCAATTGAGAGCGATCGCAGCTACCATGCTTTACCTCCAGCAGCATGACCTGGATGGGCAACAAACATTACCCGAAACCCTCAACCACATCATGAAAATGATTGAAACAAAAGGGTTTGACGCTCTCACATTCCTGCCAGAAGGTGACTTTGCCAGGTTTCGCCGGTTTGAGCTGGCAGCCGCAATCAACCGTTGGCGTTCTGTCAGCGTTGCCCTATCCCGGTAAAGAGGGTGCGTTCAGTTCTGGATCCTGGAAGAGGGGGGTGCTGAGGTAGCGTTCGCCAAAGCTGGGCTGGACCATCACAATCAGTTTGCTAGCGTTTTCGGGGCGGCGTCCGACCTGAATTGCCGCATAGAGGGCGGCACCACTGGAGATCCCAGACAGCAACCCTTCCTCGCGAGCCAGGCGGCGTCCATAAGCGATCGCATCATCATCCGATACCGCAATCACTTCATCAATCAGGCTGACATTCAGTACCGGCGGCACAAATCCGGCACCAATCCCCTGAATTTTGTGAGGTCCAGGAGTTCCCCCCGACAGAATGGCGCTGTTAGAAGGTTCCACGGCGATCGCCTGAAACCCAGGCTTCCGTTGCTTGATCACCTCCGCCACCCCCGTAATCGTACCCCCTGTACCCACACCAGCAACGATGAAATCAACCTGACCTTCCGTATCGGTCCAGATTTCCTCAGCCGTTGTATTCCGGTGAATTTCAGGGTTAGCCGGGTTACGAAACTGTTGCAGCATATAGGCATTTGGCAAGGTTTCCACAATTTGCTGTGCCCGCTGGATACAGCCACTCATCCCTTCAATACCTGGGGTCAGCTCCAGTTCTGCTCCATAAGCCCGCAGCATTGCCCGCCGCTCCGCACTCATGGTTTCTGGCATGGTCAGAATCAGACGATAGCCCTTGGCGGCGGCGGCCATTGCCAGAGCAATCCCCGTATTTCCAGAAGTTGGCTCCACCAGAACTGTTTTACCCGGTGCAATCAGCCCTTCTCGCTCTGCGGCATTAATCATGCTGATGCCAATCCGGTCTTTGACCGATGCCGAAGGGTTCAGCCCTTCCAGTTTGGCAACAATCTGGGCTACACAACCCTCCTCCTGGGGAATACGGTTTAGCTGCACCAGAGGGGTGTGTCCAATCAATTCGGTAATGTTTTGAGCAATGTGCATGACAAGGGCAAAAGGGAGAAGGGACGAGAAAGAAGGCAGAAGAGAGAAAAGAGAAGAGAGAAGACAGAAGGGAGAAGAGAGAAAAGAGAAGGGAGAACCACTAACCACATCAACCCTTTCTCTCATTCCTCACCCCACCCTGTGGGAATGCTAAAGGCGAACACTCCTCTCTAACAACTAACTAACAACCCTTCCCCTTACTCTTCGATAACCAACAACCTCTGGGATCAGATGTAATACATAATGTCTAACTGGCGTCTGGCATCTCTTTTCTCACAGAGATCCTGTAAAGTATATCGCTGGAGAATAGCATTTGCAGCCTCATGGGCCTCTTTCCAGATTTCCAAAATCACAGCCGCTTCCACGGTATTGGTACCATCCTTCTGGTCGTCAGGTTGAGCATCCGCTCCATCCAGACAGGTCATTACTTCCAGTAAATTAATTTTCCAGGGTTCCCGTGCCAGAATATACCCTCCTTTTGCCCCCCGTTGAGAACGAACCAGTCCACACCGCCTGAGGGTCGCAAGCAACTGTTCTAAGTAGCGATCAGGGATCTGCTGCTGGGCTGAAATTTGCCGGATCTGGAGAGGATCACCAGTGCTGTAATTGACTGCCAGTTCGATTAACGCGAGGAGAGCGTATTCATTCTTACAGGAAAGTTCCACGGGCAAAGGTTTAAGGAGAGACAACTATTCCTGATTATACTACGGTTAATCCCTAGGGTTTTGCAGGATTTAGAAATAATCAGGGGGCAGGGGCAGGAGTCATTTTTGTTCCTTGCTAGCGCCAGGGGCAACTTTTTTAGAAACAAATCCCTGGAAGCCAAAATCTCCAGTTTTTCCCGGACTTCAATCGAATTGACTGGCTGACCTCCCCAGACATCGGGGATCTGAAGTTGTCGCACTTCGCGTTACAGTGTCCCAAAACAAAAAAGCCCCAGAATTCTGGGGCTAAACCAAAGTTACAGTCGGTTCCTACCTGTTAGAACGTAAAAGTAGTCCGCAATGTTCCCACAAATTGGGTGGCATTGTCATTGTTGTGCTCTGGGTTGATCAGCACAATTACGCCAGGGGTAATGAAAATACCATCCGTGATACGGAAACGATATAACCCTTCAATGTGAATCGTGGTGTCGTTATCCCGTCGGGCGGCGATGTCATTGCGGGTGACTTTAGGCGGCACTCCAACCATAATGCCACCCAGGTTCCCCTTCTTACCCAGGTCAGGGAAAGCCAGGAAAGCCATCCCGTTCAGGATGGTGGCATCATTGTTGGGCCCCACTTTCTGGTCGGCAAACATGGCTCCAAACCAGCCACCAACGATGAAGGCGGGGCTGACCTTAAACTGCAACTGGGCAGAAACCGCGTTGGAAGCTGTGGCAAAAGCATTGGTGAATGGCTGAGTTGCATAGGCACTGCCGGTGCTCCCCGTCAGGTTGACGCTACCAGCGGGGAAGTAGGCGCGGGCATAGGTCAGCCCCAGCCCCAGCTTGGGACCGTTGTAGACCAACTGGGCGATCGCCCCATAGTTTCCATTAAACAGGCCGTTTTTCGCCCCAGGGTCGTTGCTGGCTGTGTCACCTGTGTAGCCTGCCTGAAAGTAAAAATCCTTGCCAAAGTTGTACTGGGCCGTGATCCCGGCTGAACCTGGTGTACCGGGGTTCCCGGTCCGAAAGATAGGATTATAGCGTCCAAACCGGGAAAGGGCACCGTTACTACTACTCTCGAAGGGGCTGAGGGTGGTGATCAAACCATCCCCGGTAAATTCGTTGTTGGTGGCGTCAATCTGAATCCGGAAGTTATCCCCAATTGGGAACCGATAGTTCACTTTGTCCACCACGACGGCGTTAGCATTGTTGCCATCAAAACCCAGGCGGGTCATGTTGGTGCCCGTGAACGCTCCACTGAACGGAGTGATATTCCCCGCGTTGAGACGGGTGCGCAGACGGTCTTTGCCGCTGAAACTGGTATTCAGGGTCAACCGGACACGATTGCCAAAGATTGGTTCGGTCTGGTCATCTTTTAAGCGACCTTCGTTGTTGGCATTAATCCCACCCAGGAAAAGACCACTGCCAGTTCGGGTAGCGCGATCGCCAAAAGTATCAGTCAGCGCAAAGATTACCTCACCAGAAAGCTTGGTGGTAGTGGAAAACTGTTGCCGTTCCAGGGTAGCGGTGCGCACTTCCAGGGCATCTACCCGACCCCGCAGGACTGCCAGCTCGGCGGCGAACTCTTCCTGGAGTCGTTGCAGCGCCAGCAGGTCTTCCTTCCGAACCAGGTCAGCCGTGGCGGCAGTAATCAACTCATTGATCCGGTCAAGACAGGCGTTGACTCCAGCCGCAAATTCGTAACGGCTGAGGGCACGGTTGCCGCGATAGGTGCGATCAGGATAGCCCACAATACAGCCGTAGCGCTCAACCAGGGATTGCAATGCCTGGAACGCCCAGTCCGTGGGTCTGACATCGGTTAGCTGGGAGACAGAGGTCACCTGATCCAGCGCTTCAGAATCATTTGCGCTGTAAGCCGCTACCTGTTCAAAGGAGCTAACAGCAGGCATAGACTCGTCGGCAGAGACGACATCAGCAGCGATCGTGGAGGTTACCAGAGTCGCACCCAGGAGTGCGGGAGTGGTAGTAAGAAACCTCCAACGTGTACTTGAATTCATTTTTTCTTCCTCACACCTGAGTTTCAAAGAAGCTTAGGACAATAGCTCAGACTGAGATTTCAGTTCACGCTATTGAACGAATCCAGGAGTTGTACCAGATTTTTACTTCATAGAACTTCAAAATTATACATCGATGCGTTTTTTTTGTACAGAGTAGTGCTAAAGCGCATGGCTACTCATACCATTTTCGATCCTCCTGTACTCCGTCCGCTGTCCCCTGCTACGTAATCTGAAACTTCACCACAGAGGCACGGAGAACACAGAGTGATTCCTCTGTGCCCTCTGTGTCTTTGTGGTAGTTCAACTGTACGGTGAAGTTTTCGGATAGCCCTTTACAACGCTTTTGCCTTTGCCACTACGTTATCAACGGTGTAGCCAAACTTCTCCAGACAAACATTGCCGGGAGCGGATGCCCCAAAGCGATCGATGCTGATGGAATCCCCTTCCGTACCAATGTACTTGCACCAGCCGAAGGAGGTGCCTGCTTCCACAGCAAGTCGCTTGGTAACCGCTTTGGGTAGAACCGATTCTTTGTAAGCAGCGTCCTGGGCTTCAAACAGTTCCCAGGAAGGCATGGAAACTACCCGCACTTTTTTACCTTCACCAGTCAGTTTTTCGGCTGCCTGAACGCACAAACCCACCTCGGAGCCAGTCCCAATGAGAATTAAATCGGGGGTACCTTCACAGTCCACCACAGCATAAGCGCCTTTCGCCACACCTTCGATGGAACTGCCTGCCAGATTGGGCAGGTTTTGGCGGGAAAGTGCCAGCAGAGTAGGACGATGACGATTAGCATTTTCAATTGCCACCTTATACGCGCCTGAGGTTTCTGTTCCATCCGCCGGGCGCAAAACTGTCAACTGGGGAATTGCCCGCAGGGAGGCAATGGTTTCAACGGGTTGGTGAGTAGGACCATCTTCACCCAATGCCACAGAGTCGTGGGTCATTACCCAGATCACACCACAATGGGACAGGGCAGACAGGCGAATGGCAGCTCGCATGTAGTCGGTAAAGACCAGAAAAGTTGCTCCGTAGGGAATTAAGCCAGAACCATGCAGGGCAATTCCGTTACAGATGGCTCCCATGCCGTGCTCCCGCACACCAAAGCGGAGGTTTCGGTTCTGGTACTGTCCTTTCTGGAAGTCGCCATAGCCTTTTAGTTCGGTCAGGTTGGAGTGGGTCAGGTCAGCAGAGCCGCCAAATAGCTCAGGTAAAACCGGGGCAAGGGCATTCAGACAAATTTCTGAGTGTTTCCGGGAGGCAACGGCTTTGTCTTCTGGTTTGTAAGTGGGCAACACCCGCTCCCAGCCCTCTGGCAACCTGCCACTCAACAGGCGCTCAAACTCAGCCGCTTCCTGGGGATACTTGGTTTTGTACTGCGCCCAGGTTTCATTCCACTCGGCTTCCAGGCTGGCACCACGTTCTACCGCCTTGCGCATATGGGCCAGTGCATCATCGGGCACGACAAACGGTTCATAGTCCCAACCCAGGTTCTCTCGAGTCAGCTTGATTTCATCGGAACCCAGAGCGGCACCATGAACACCGGCAGTATTGGCTTTGTTGGGAGAGCCGTAACCAATCGTAGTGGTGATTTTAATCAGAGAGGGTTTGTCTGTAACCGCTTTGGCGGCTTCGATCGCCCTTGCAATCCCCTCCAGATCAGTGTTGCCATCGGCTACGTGCTGAACATGCCAGCCGTAGGCTTCAAAGCGTTTTGCCACATCTTCAGTGAAGGCGATACTGGTCGAACCATCAATGGAGATGTGATTATCGTCGTAGAGGGCAATCAATTTACCCAGCCCCAGGTGTCCTGCCAGAGAGCAGGCTTCACCAGAAATCCCTTCCATATTGCAACCATCACCCAGAATCACGTAGGTATAGTGATCCACCAGGGTAATGTCGGGCTTATTAAACCTGGCTGCCAGATGGGCTTCCGCGATCGCCAGTCCGACTCCATTCGCAATCCCCTGACCGAGAGGACCTGTGGTGACTTCAACTCCTTCAGTTTCAAAGTTTTCCGGGTGACCAGGAGTGCGAGAACCCCACTGGCGGAAGTTCTTGATTTCATCCAGGGTGACACTGTCGTAGCCAGTCAGGTACATGAGAGCGTATTGCAGCATACAGCCATGACCGGCGGATAGGACAAAGCGATCGCGGTTAAACCATTTAGGATTCTTCGGGTTGACCCGCATGAACCTGTCCCACAGGACAAATGCCATGGGAGCCGCCCCCATGGGCAGCCCAGGGTGACCAGACTTGGCTTTCTCAACAGCGTCGATCGCCAGAAAGCGGATGGAATTAATACAGAGTTCTTCTAACGATTGGGTGGTTGCAACAGCCATGACTTCCTCTACTCAAAAACGGGTCGCTTGGATGGACAGGGATGGGAACGGGAGCGCAAGCGCTGATCAATGACAACCGTTAACAGATTTGCAATCGGGGAACCAGTCCCTCTGCCCGTCATTCAGTCAGGCAATGGTCTAAATCTGCATCGCGATCGCTTGATCCAGTTCGTGTGAGCAGCTTACGCGAAGGAGTAGGCAAGTATACCTACCGCCTACTCCTACAGTCTATCGTCTAAATGGGCAATGATCTATCCCGATAGGTAAAAACTCCTACTGAATCCCGATTGAATTAACCGGTCATCCCGTTCCAAGGGATAACTGCTCAGTTTTGATGGTACTTGATTGTGTTTCCCAGTTGAATAGGGGACACAATCAAGTGCAGGGTCGCCAGAATCCTCTATTAAATTAAATATAGCGCCGTGGGTAGTGCTCGAAGTAGAGGTCAAAAAAAGACCAGCCGTAAGGGCTGGTCCATTGAAGTCAATTACGTTGTTCTCTCATATTGGAGGAACCCCAACTGCGCGTTCCCAAACTTGCAGCGGGTTACTACTCAAAGTACTCCCCCATTCAGATGTATTGTAACAAGATACACAAAGTTTTTGACATGAATCTTCACAGTTTCCTGACATAGATCTTTAATATTTACGGTTTCCTGATATAGGGCAGGGGATAGGGGAGACATTGCTCATTCTGGGGATAAATTTAGAGTTGAATGTCATTGAATTAAGCCAGGAATTAAGCCAGATGCGATCGCTCAGATCTTCAACTTCTCGAAGAAGTTGGAGATCTTTTTTCCCAGCACAAAACATGGATCAGCCGTTCTACAGTACCCTCAGGGATACTCTTGATACCATCTACCGCTTTTTTCCTTTGATATCCGCAGTTTGTAGGGCTTTGCAGCATTCAGTCAGCGGCGCATCAGCCACGTCTGATAGTTGGATTGATTCCAGCAGACTATGCCAATCGGCCGTCAGGGCAGGATCCTCAGGTTTGGCGGAGCGCAGGTCTGCCAGGGTCGTAACCGTGTCGTACCAGAGGTGATTTTCGGCATAGAGAGCCACTTTTTGCAGGGGGGTGGCAGATTCGATCTGCTTCTGCAATGCCCTATCTGGGGTGACCCGCAGCACAACCCCTTCTACCTGTATGGGAACGCCCTGCTGCTTTTGGGCACAGTAGACTTTGAAGTACCAGTGGTAAACCTGTCCAGCTTCGAGGGCGGGAACAGTTGATGGCAGTGTAACCCTGACAATTCCTGGTTTTGTTGGAAGGTCTACGCCAGTCCGATAAACGTCATTGCCATCTTCATCCTGGAGGGCAAACTCGACCGGAAACCCCAGGCGGTTGTCGTAGGGCATGTAAAACCAGAAAGTGGGGTGGGATGCACTGGTCAACCCCCATACTCTGGCAATGGTTTCTGGTCCGATCGCCCGGATCAGGGTTTCCTCCTTAAAAGGCACCAAGGCGGTTAGTTCTGGGTTGGTTTTGGGGCAAACACCCCGACTGGCTCCTCCCCGATAGCGTCCGGCAGGAATCCCTCTGGAGGGAGGGGCGGGCATTCTGAACTGTAAGGAACCAGCTGTTTTTGCCTGGGCAGTCAACCCCAGCGGGGAACTGGCAGCACTCAACAGGGTGAAGACAACCGCAACGGTTAGTTTGAACGGTTGAAAGGGGCATTTCATAGAACTACTCCTGATGAAGGGCAGGATCGGGCGATCGCAGGGGGCGACCCTGTGGGTAGCGTCCCATCTGGTAAAGTCCTGCTGTGCTGGCTGTCGCTGCGATTGCCAGAATGGGTGGCAGCAATGGCACCCACCCTCCCTGGGTCAGCACACCAAAGCACACCAGATAGAGCACACTAGCAGATACAACCACAACCACGACCATTCGGGAAACAGCCTGATTGAAGGATCTGCTGCGCAGCCATACCCACCCGCACAATAGCCCACTAGTGAGAGCCCAGAACCCGATCCAGGCAATGTCTGCGCCCACTGGCCAGACCCACAGCAGCGGACGCTGATCTAAAACCGCACTGAGGATTTGACTGGTCATTTCCGCCTGCACCACCACACCTGCCTTCTTGTCAGCCGGACCCGTGCCATAGGGGGTAGACCAGTAATCCCCAAAGCTTCTGGCAGTCACCCCAATCACCACAATTCGATCCTTAACAGCGTCGGCATTAATTTGCCCACTCAAAACCTGGCTCAGGCTGACCTGGTTCACCGGGCGGCGGCTTGCCCGGTAATTGAGCAGGATCTGGTGGCCCCAGGCATCAATCCCCTGATAGCCACCTGTGCGGGAGTGGATAGCAGGGAAGACGGTTTTGCCGAACTGCAAGTTTCCATTCTCCGTAAAGGCAGGCTCAATTCCTTCGGCTGCCAGGTAACGAGCCGCCAGATGCACATTAAAGGCATAGGGCGTGGTGCAAAGGGAAGCTGGTGGCACGTCCATAAACAACACCTGACGGCGAAGGACCCCATCCGGGTCTTCCAGAAAATCGCTAAACCCGACGCGATCGCCCGGCACCTCTGGCGGCGGAGCAATTCCAACCACATTACTGTCCGGGTCACTCACCTTGCAGATGGCAATCAGCTTCCCATCCTGCTTCAGCCGCTCTGCCAGAAATGGATGCTCTGGCTTGACCGGGTAATCCCGGTAAATATCCAGCCCAATCACTCGCGGTTGATAGCGGTCCAGTTGTTTGAGTAACTGGCTAAAGGCTCCATCCGAAAGGGAACCCCGGTCTGGTTGGGGCTGCTTCTGGATATCCTCATCATCAATGGTGACCACCAGCAAACGAGAATCGGTGCCCTCCTCCGGTCGCAGCCGCATCAGTTGGTCAAATGCATGGAGTTCGACGGGTTGCAGCCATCCCAGATAGCGAACTCCCGTGATCAGGGCAGTGATGGCAAGACTGGTGGCGATCGCCCAGCGAAAGGGATGGGAAGGGTGAGGAGAGAGAGGAGAGGGAAGGGAGGGCGGAGCGGAAGGAGATACCCGGTTCCCGATAGCCGGTTCCCGGCTCCCCGTTAACTCTGCCCACGTTGGCGGCACCTCCGCCGGATTCTGATAGATCACAGGGAGCCAGGTAGCGCAGGGGAACTGGTCTTCGATTGCCTGCAACCGTTCTCGCGCCTGCCTGACTGCCTGGTAGAGGGGTTCACCGCTGGCAAAGGCTTGCAGGAAGTATTTCAAAAACGCCTGGGCTACCTGATCGGGTACCGGTTCGCGCATGACGATTACCTGGGGAATGTGCAGATCTGCCAGTTCCCGCGCCAGCCCCAATCCATCGCAGGAGTTGAAGATTGCCAGTTTTAAGCCTCGCTCCAGGGCTTTTTTAAGCGCATACCTCAACTGGCTGAAAGTCAGGCTGTCGGTTTGATTAATGTAAATTCGTCCAGTTTCCCCATTCTCCTGGCTGGAACTGTGTCCCGCAAAGAAGAGGATATCCCAGGGATGCTCCCAGAGGCGATCGCTGACCTGCTGACGGGATGGCTCCACCAGCAGCCGCACCGCCGCATCCGGTAAACTTTCCAGAAGTGCTCGGTCTGCCTGGGTATCAATGCCTTTGCTGTTGCCCAGAATGGCCAGAACGGAAACCGTTCCCGCTGGGGTTGGGATGGGAGCCACCCGGTCATAGACCGGAGCACTCAGGGCAAGCTCCGTATTGGGATAGCGCTCCAGCAGATCCCAGAGATGCCAGGGGAGTTTTTGCAACGCAGGGTCGGCAGTTTGCACGATCACCCGGATTGGATCGGAGGGGTGCAGTTTTTCCAGCCATTTTTCCCGCACAGGACGCAGGAATTCTGCCCGGAGCCAGGCATTGAGGCGATCGCGCAGTTGTTCTGCGGCTTGATGACAGTCCTGCACCAGTGACACATTCTTTTGCTGCCCATCGGGAGCCGAAAGCCGGGAACGCAGCCCCAGTCCCCGATAGGTTGATTGCCATTGCTGGTAGACCCCCAGCAGCTCAGGCTCAGCCGGTAGCGTTCCTGTGATCTCCGTCGTTGGGCGGGCATTCTCTTCCCCAACCTGAAGCGTCACAGGGAACCCCTGGGCAAAACTACCTTCACCAATTTTCAGGATGACTAATTTACTCACGGTTCCTCCAGGGAGGGGAAAAGGAAGGGGAGAAAGGCAAAAGGCAGGGGGAAGCGTTGATGAGACGAAAAGGTGAGAGTTTTGATCACTCCTCACTCCTCACTCCTAAATCACAAACGCTTCCACCACCCTCACTTCACCCAGCGCTACCTGGACACTAAAAACTTCGCCCGGAGTGCCGCTGAATTGTAATTGGATAAAGTTGTCTATTGGTCTTGATTCCGCTTCCAGGAAAGTGGTTCCGGTTTCATCCAGGACAATCAGTTGGACACCGGCTGGCAGTTGAGGCTGGCTGATAGGGTGTAGCTGTAGTTGAATGTCGATGGGTGAATCAGAAGTTTCTGCTGTTGTCTGGATCGTAACAATCAGAATGACGGATGTTTCACCCGGTTGCCCTCCCAGATGCAGCAATTTCAGCCGCCGGATCCCCGTTTGTACATCCCGGAAGGCGATCGCATCCTCGCCCCGAAAGGCATAGGCGGGAACAAATTCTGGCTGGTTTAGCAAAGAATCGATGGTTTGCCAGCCCGCTTCAACCACCCCTTCAAACCACTGGCTCAGGTTAATGCGAGGGGCAGGTGTGGGTTGAGGGCTGGGTTGGGCAACGGTGGACTGCCTCAGTTGGAACAGATGATCAATCAGGTCTTCGGGCGATCGCAACTGGTTCAGAGGCAATTCTTCTACGGCGGCAGTGGGAACAAATCCCAACAGTTTAGCTTCCTGGAAGTTATCTGCCACTTCCACCACAACATAGCCCACTCGTTCTTGCCAGACTTCAGGTGGAATGGGGCAGGTCTGAGCCTGGGCATCAACTGGGCGGCATTCCAACTGTCCAATCC is from Leptothermofonsia sichuanensis E412 and encodes:
- a CDS encoding DUF928 domain-containing protein, translated to MKCPFQPFKLTVAVVFTLLSAASSPLGLTAQAKTAGSLQFRMPAPPSRGIPAGRYRGGASRGVCPKTNPELTALVPFKEETLIRAIGPETIARVWGLTSASHPTFWFYMPYDNRLGFPVEFALQDEDGNDVYRTGVDLPTKPGIVRVTLPSTVPALEAGQVYHWYFKVYCAQKQQGVPIQVEGVVLRVTPDRALQKQIESATPLQKVALYAENHLWYDTVTTLADLRSAKPEDPALTADWHSLLESIQLSDVADAPLTECCKALQTADIKGKKR
- the tkt gene encoding transketolase, coding for MAVATTQSLEELCINSIRFLAIDAVEKAKSGHPGLPMGAAPMAFVLWDRFMRVNPKNPKWFNRDRFVLSAGHGCMLQYALMYLTGYDSVTLDEIKNFRQWGSRTPGHPENFETEGVEVTTGPLGQGIANGVGLAIAEAHLAARFNKPDITLVDHYTYVILGDGCNMEGISGEACSLAGHLGLGKLIALYDDNHISIDGSTSIAFTEDVAKRFEAYGWHVQHVADGNTDLEGIARAIEAAKAVTDKPSLIKITTTIGYGSPNKANTAGVHGAALGSDEIKLTRENLGWDYEPFVVPDDALAHMRKAVERGASLEAEWNETWAQYKTKYPQEAAEFERLLSGRLPEGWERVLPTYKPEDKAVASRKHSEICLNALAPVLPELFGGSADLTHSNLTELKGYGDFQKGQYQNRNLRFGVREHGMGAICNGIALHGSGLIPYGATFLVFTDYMRAAIRLSALSHCGVIWVMTHDSVALGEDGPTHQPVETIASLRAIPQLTVLRPADGTETSGAYKVAIENANRHRPTLLALSRQNLPNLAGSSIEGVAKGAYAVVDCEGTPDLILIGTGSEVGLCVQAAEKLTGEGKKVRVVSMPSWELFEAQDAAYKESVLPKAVTKRLAVEAGTSFGWCKYIGTEGDSISIDRFGASAPGNVCLEKFGYTVDNVVAKAKAL
- the cysK gene encoding cysteine synthase A, producing MHIAQNITELIGHTPLVQLNRIPQEEGCVAQIVAKLEGLNPSASVKDRIGISMINAAEREGLIAPGKTVLVEPTSGNTGIALAMAAAAKGYRLILTMPETMSAERRAMLRAYGAELELTPGIEGMSGCIQRAQQIVETLPNAYMLQQFRNPANPEIHRNTTAEEIWTDTEGQVDFIVAGVGTGGTITGVAEVIKQRKPGFQAIAVEPSNSAILSGGTPGPHKIQGIGAGFVPPVLNVSLIDEVIAVSDDDAIAYGRRLAREEGLLSGISSGAALYAAIQVGRRPENASKLIVMVQPSFGERYLSTPLFQDPELNAPSLPG
- a CDS encoding iron uptake porin; amino-acid sequence: MNSSTRWRFLTTTPALLGATLVTSTIAADVVSADESMPAVSSFEQVAAYSANDSEALDQVTSVSQLTDVRPTDWAFQALQSLVERYGCIVGYPDRTYRGNRALSRYEFAAGVNACLDRINELITAATADLVRKEDLLALQRLQEEFAAELAVLRGRVDALEVRTATLERQQFSTTTKLSGEVIFALTDTFGDRATRTGSGLFLGGINANNEGRLKDDQTEPIFGNRVRLTLNTSFSGKDRLRTRLNAGNITPFSGAFTGTNMTRLGFDGNNANAVVVDKVNYRFPIGDNFRIQIDATNNEFTGDGLITTLSPFESSSNGALSRFGRYNPIFRTGNPGTPGSAGITAQYNFGKDFYFQAGYTGDTASNDPGAKNGLFNGNYGAIAQLVYNGPKLGLGLTYARAYFPAGSVNLTGSTGSAYATQPFTNAFATASNAVSAQLQFKVSPAFIVGGWFGAMFADQKVGPNNDATILNGMAFLAFPDLGKKGNLGGIMVGVPPKVTRNDIAARRDNDTTIHIEGLYRFRITDGIFITPGVIVLINPEHNNDNATQFVGTLRTTFTF
- a CDS encoding RrF2 family transcriptional regulator translates to MELSCKNEYALLALIELAVNYSTGDPLQIRQISAQQQIPDRYLEQLLATLRRCGLVRSQRGAKGGYILAREPWKINLLEVMTCLDGADAQPDDQKDGTNTVEAAVILEIWKEAHEAANAILQRYTLQDLCEKRDARRQLDIMYYI
- a CDS encoding CHASE2 domain-containing protein, yielding MSKLVILKIGEGSFAQGFPVTLQVGEENARPTTEITGTLPAEPELLGVYQQWQSTYRGLGLRSRLSAPDGQQKNVSLVQDCHQAAEQLRDRLNAWLRAEFLRPVREKWLEKLHPSDPIRVIVQTADPALQKLPWHLWDLLERYPNTELALSAPVYDRVAPIPTPAGTVSVLAILGNSKGIDTQADRALLESLPDAAVRLLVEPSRQQVSDRLWEHPWDILFFAGHSSSQENGETGRIYINQTDSLTFSQLRYALKKALERGLKLAIFNSCDGLGLARELADLHIPQVIVMREPVPDQVAQAFLKYFLQAFASGEPLYQAVRQARERLQAIEDQFPCATWLPVIYQNPAEVPPTWAELTGSREPAIGNRVSPSAPPSLPSPLSPHPSHPFRWAIATSLAITALITGVRYLGWLQPVELHAFDQLMRLRPEEGTDSRLLVVTIDDEDIQKQPQPDRGSLSDGAFSQLLKQLDRYQPRVIGLDIYRDYPVKPEHPFLAERLKQDGKLIAICKVSDPDSNVVGIAPPPEVPGDRVGFSDFLEDPDGVLRRQVLFMDVPPASLCTTPYAFNVHLAARYLAAEGIEPAFTENGNLQFGKTVFPAIHSRTGGYQGIDAWGHQILLNYRASRRPVNQVSLSQVLSGQINADAVKDRIVVIGVTARSFGDYWSTPYGTGPADKKAGVVVQAEMTSQILSAVLDQRPLLWVWPVGADIAWIGFWALTSGLLCGWVWLRSRSFNQAVSRMVVVVVVSASVLYLVCFGVLTQGGWVPLLPPILAIAATASTAGLYQMGRYPQGRPLRSPDPALHQE
- a CDS encoding DUF1822 family protein produces the protein MTYRTYGTDEFSLPLPIAQAAREIAEQFARAQPTPVKAEQVRRNTLAVWVVNDYLQMMGVPTDRDASDSWNPVMRLCADVADLILPGIGQLECRPVDAQAQTCPIPPEVWQERVGYVVVEVADNFQEAKLLGFVPTAAVEELPLNQLRSPEDLIDHLFQLRQSTVAQPSPQPTPAPRINLSQWFEGVVEAGWQTIDSLLNQPEFVPAYAFRGEDAIAFRDVQTGIRRLKLLHLGGQPGETSVILIVTIQTTAETSDSPIDIQLQLHPISQPQLPAGVQLIVLDETGTTFLEAESRPIDNFIQLQFSGTPGEVFSVQVALGEVRVVEAFVI